In Mycobacterium sp. Aquia_216, a genomic segment contains:
- a CDS encoding alpha/beta hydrolase, giving the protein MTAPSKVSGAPRNAAQLRDLLKSRRAEARKFAISDGAPVEVLESGPSVPARVATLASRVTIRPILAAGSYAPTLPWPWGLIDLAARALLPASATVRQTVKLPNASAQLVRAPGVLPADGTRRMVLYFHGGAFLTCGANSHGRVVEAISKFADTPVLVVNYRLLPKHSVGMALQDCHDAYRWLRRRGYEPDQIVLAGDSAGGYLALSLALRLQEEGEEPAALVAISPLLQLAKEYKQSHPNIKTDAMFTAKAFDALVELVASAAEKNVVDGKAEKIYEPLEHIKPGLPRTLIHVSGSEVLLHDARLAASRLAAVGVPAEVRIWPGQVHDFQLAAPLVPEAIRSLRQIGDYIREATG; this is encoded by the coding sequence ATGACCGCACCGAGCAAGGTTTCCGGCGCACCCCGGAATGCCGCCCAACTTCGTGACCTGCTCAAGTCACGGCGGGCCGAGGCGCGCAAATTCGCCATCAGCGACGGCGCGCCGGTCGAGGTCCTCGAATCCGGGCCCAGCGTCCCGGCGCGCGTAGCCACACTGGCTTCACGCGTGACGATCCGGCCGATTCTGGCGGCCGGCAGCTATGCGCCGACGCTGCCCTGGCCATGGGGTTTGATCGACCTCGCGGCCCGGGCGTTGCTGCCCGCCTCCGCTACCGTGCGGCAGACCGTGAAGTTGCCGAATGCGTCGGCACAATTGGTCCGCGCCCCGGGCGTGCTGCCCGCGGACGGCACCCGGCGGATGGTGCTCTACTTCCACGGGGGTGCGTTCCTGACTTGTGGAGCAAACTCTCACGGCCGCGTGGTCGAGGCGATCTCGAAGTTTGCTGACACACCGGTCCTGGTGGTCAATTACCGACTGTTGCCCAAGCACTCGGTCGGCATGGCGCTGCAAGACTGTCACGACGCCTACCGGTGGTTGCGACGGCGAGGCTACGAGCCCGACCAGATCGTGCTGGCCGGCGATTCCGCGGGCGGGTATCTGGCCCTGTCCCTCGCGCTACGGCTGCAAGAGGAAGGCGAGGAGCCGGCGGCGCTGGTAGCAATCTCGCCACTGCTGCAGCTGGCAAAGGAATACAAACAATCGCATCCCAACATCAAGACCGATGCGATGTTCACGGCAAAGGCTTTCGACGCGCTCGTCGAATTGGTTGCTAGCGCGGCCGAGAAAAATGTCGTCGACGGCAAGGCCGAGAAGATTTACGAACCCCTGGAACACATCAAGCCGGGTCTTCCGCGCACCCTGATCCACGTTTCCGGGTCCGAGGTGCTGCTGCACGACGCGCGGTTAGCGGCGAGCAGACTGGCCGCGGTCGGGGTGCCGGCCGAAGTTCGGATTTGGCCCGGCCAGGTTCACGACTTCCAGCTGGCGGCGCCGCTGGTGCCCGAGGCCATCCGTTCGCTGCGCCAGATCGGGGACTACATCCGCGAAGCCACCGGTTAA
- a CDS encoding SGNH/GDSL hydrolase family protein: MPRLSTIALATAGAVASTGTAYLGARNLLVGQATHARTVIPKAWDIPPRADGVYSPGGGPVERWQRGMSADLHLMIFGDSTATGYGCASAEEVPGVLIARGLAEQTGKRIRLSTKAIVGATSKGVSGQVDAMFVAGSPPDAAVMMIGANDVTALNGISQSARRLARTVRKLRSRGAIVVVGTCPDLGVISAIPQPLRSLAHARTRQLARAQAAAVRSAGGVPVPLANLLAPQFRAIPELMFSADGFHPSPTAYALAAAQLLVALCDALGEEVESPVLNLAARAETPMVSGGHTPLSAMSRLWRRPAPSSAAPSSG, translated from the coding sequence GTGCCGCGTCTTTCGACAATCGCCCTGGCCACGGCGGGCGCAGTCGCCTCGACAGGTACGGCCTATCTGGGCGCGCGGAATCTGCTGGTCGGCCAGGCGACGCACGCACGCACCGTGATCCCCAAGGCCTGGGACATTCCGCCGCGTGCCGACGGCGTGTACAGCCCGGGCGGCGGGCCGGTGGAACGCTGGCAGCGTGGCATGTCCGCGGACCTGCACCTGATGATCTTCGGCGACTCGACCGCCACCGGGTACGGATGCGCGAGCGCCGAAGAAGTGCCGGGCGTGCTGATCGCGCGGGGCCTGGCCGAGCAGACCGGCAAACGCATCCGGTTGAGCACCAAGGCCATTGTCGGCGCGACGTCGAAGGGCGTCAGCGGGCAGGTCGACGCGATGTTCGTCGCCGGGTCGCCGCCGGATGCAGCCGTGATGATGATCGGCGCCAACGATGTCACTGCCCTGAACGGGATCAGCCAGTCCGCACGGCGGCTGGCCCGCACGGTGCGCAAGCTGCGTTCGCGCGGCGCCATCGTGGTCGTCGGCACCTGCCCGGATCTAGGTGTGATCTCCGCGATTCCTCAGCCGCTGCGTTCCCTGGCACATGCGCGGACCAGGCAGCTCGCCCGCGCCCAGGCCGCGGCGGTGCGATCCGCCGGCGGGGTGCCGGTGCCGCTGGCCAACCTGCTGGCCCCGCAATTTCGGGCCATACCCGAGCTGATGTTCTCGGCCGACGGCTTCCACCCCTCGCCGACCGCGTACGCGCTGGCGGCGGCGCAGCTGCTCGTGGCGCTGTGCGATGCGCTGGGCGAAGAGGTCGAGAGCCCGGTGCTGAATCTGGCCGCACGCGCCGAGACACCCATGGTCAGCGGGGGCCACACCCCGCTCAGTGCCATGTCGCGGCTGTGGCGGCGCCCGGCGCCCAGCTCGGCCGCCCCGTCCTCGGGCTGA
- a CDS encoding (2Z,6E)-farnesyl diphosphate synthase, whose product MEIIPPRLKDPLYRVYELRLRQGLAASKSQLPRHIAVLCDGNRRWARDAGYDDVGYGYRMGAAKIAEMLRWCQEAGVEMTTVYLLSTENLQRDPDELAGLIEVITDVVEEICAPVNRWSVRTVGDLELLGGEPARRLRGAVESTPSVASFHVNVAVGYGGRQEIVGAVRALLSKELANGATGEELVDAVTVDAISENLYTSGQPDPDLVIRTSGEQRLSGFLLWQSAYSEMWFCETHWPAFRRVDFLRALRDYSQRHRRYGK is encoded by the coding sequence GTGGAGATTATCCCGCCGCGGCTCAAAGACCCGTTGTATCGCGTCTACGAGCTGCGGCTGAGGCAGGGCCTGGCCGCTTCGAAGTCGCAACTTCCTCGGCATATCGCCGTGCTGTGCGACGGGAACCGGCGGTGGGCCCGCGACGCGGGATACGACGACGTCGGCTACGGCTACCGGATGGGTGCGGCCAAGATCGCCGAGATGCTGCGGTGGTGTCAGGAAGCCGGCGTCGAAATGACCACCGTCTATCTGTTGTCCACCGAAAACCTGCAACGCGATCCCGACGAGCTGGCCGGGCTGATCGAGGTCATCACCGACGTGGTCGAGGAGATCTGCGCGCCGGTCAATCGCTGGAGCGTGCGCACGGTGGGGGACCTGGAACTACTCGGCGGCGAGCCGGCCCGCCGGTTGCGGGGGGCGGTCGAATCCACGCCCAGCGTCGCGTCGTTCCACGTCAACGTGGCGGTCGGCTACGGCGGCCGGCAGGAGATCGTCGGCGCGGTGCGCGCGTTGTTGAGTAAGGAACTCGCCAACGGCGCCACCGGTGAGGAGCTCGTCGACGCGGTGACCGTCGACGCGATCTCCGAGAACCTGTACACGTCCGGGCAGCCCGACCCCGACCTGGTGATCCGCACCTCGGGCGAGCAACGGCTGTCCGGGTTTCTGCTCTGGCAGAGTGCCTATTCGGAGATGTGGTTCTGCGAAACGCACTGGCCGGCATTCCGCCGCGTCGACTTCCTGCGCGCGCTACGCGACTACAGCCAGCGGCATCGCCGGTACGGCAAGTAG
- the mca gene encoding mycothiol conjugate amidase Mca, whose amino-acid sequence MSELRLMAVHAHPDDESSKGAATLARYADEGHRVLVVTLTGGERGDILNPAMDLPDVQEHIAEIRRDEMAKAAEILGVEHTWLGFVDSGLPKGDPPPPLPEGCFALVPLEVSVEALVRVVREFRPHVITTYDENGGYPHPDHIACHRVSVGAYEAAGDYARFPDAGEPWEVSKLYYVHGFLRQRMQLLQDEFVKHGEEGPFTKWLQHWKAEHDPFESRVTTRVECSEYFSQRDDALRAHATQIDPNAEFFAAPIAWQQRLWPTEEFELARSRVPVREPEDDLFAGIENGA is encoded by the coding sequence TTGAGCGAACTGCGGTTGATGGCGGTGCACGCCCACCCCGACGACGAATCCAGCAAGGGTGCGGCCACACTCGCCCGATATGCCGACGAGGGGCATCGCGTGCTGGTCGTGACGTTGACCGGCGGTGAGCGCGGCGACATCCTCAACCCGGCGATGGATCTGCCCGATGTGCAAGAGCACATCGCCGAGATTCGGCGTGACGAGATGGCGAAAGCGGCCGAAATTCTCGGTGTCGAGCACACTTGGCTCGGCTTCGTCGATTCCGGGCTACCCAAGGGGGATCCGCCTCCGCCGCTGCCCGAGGGCTGCTTCGCGCTGGTGCCGTTGGAGGTGTCCGTCGAGGCGCTGGTGCGCGTGGTCCGCGAGTTCCGCCCGCACGTGATTACCACCTACGACGAGAACGGTGGCTACCCACATCCGGATCACATTGCCTGCCACCGGGTTTCGGTCGGTGCGTACGAAGCGGCCGGCGACTACGCGCGCTTCCCGGACGCCGGCGAGCCCTGGGAGGTGTCCAAGCTGTACTACGTCCACGGCTTCCTGCGGCAGCGGATGCAGTTGCTACAAGACGAATTCGTCAAGCATGGCGAAGAGGGCCCCTTCACCAAGTGGCTGCAGCATTGGAAGGCCGAACACGATCCCTTCGAGTCGAGGGTGACCACGCGCGTGGAATGTTCGGAATATTTCAGCCAGCGTGACGACGCGCTGCGCGCACACGCCACGCAGATCGATCCGAATGCCGAATTCTTCGCCGCCCCGATCGCCTGGCAGCAGCGCCTATGGCCGACTGAGGAATTCGAGTTGGCTCGCTCCCGCGTCCCTGTCCGCGAGCCCGAGGACGACCTGTTCGCCGGAATCGAGAACGGCGCGTGA
- a CDS encoding thioredoxin domain-containing protein, with the protein MRPAESSSTNTLGLATSPYLRQHADNPVHWQQWTPQAIQDAAARDVPILLSIGYAACHWCHVMAHESFEDDEVAAAMNAGFVCVKVDREERPDIDAVYMNATVALTGHGGWPMTCFLTPDGRPFFCGTYYPKSDFLQLLSAVTETWRERRGEVEEASDHIAGELRKMTSSFGGHQAGGPDVDPALCDHAVAAVLADQDTVHGGFGDAPKFPPSAVLEALLRNYERTGSPSALEAVERTGNAMARGGIYDQLAGGFARYSVDNAWVVPHFEKMLYDNALLLRAYAHWARRTGDPLARRVTAQTARFLLDELTDGAMFTSSLDADADGREGSTYVWTPEQLSEVLGPDDGAWAAEVFAVTAAGTFEHGTSVLQLPGDPDDPQRLDRVRSALLAARLTRTQPGRDDKVVTSWNGLAITALVEASVALEEPDLARAARRCATALLDTHVVAGRLRRASLGGVVGDGAAILEDHAMLATGLLALYQLTVEDVWLTAACELLDTACAHFADPQRPGCWYDTADDAERLMLRPADPLDGATPSGASTITEALLTAAHLVGSVKAPRYLQAATEALTAHSVLLARAPRSAGHWLAVAEAAIRGPLQVAIACTSPRSPLLTDARRWAPGGAIVMGGKMDSSALLVGRDRVRSADAAYVCRGRLCDLPVTRSTELAAALGVPSR; encoded by the coding sequence ATGCGCCCGGCTGAATCGTCGTCGACGAACACCCTCGGGCTGGCGACCAGCCCCTATCTGCGTCAACACGCCGACAACCCGGTGCACTGGCAGCAGTGGACGCCGCAGGCAATCCAAGACGCGGCGGCACGCGATGTGCCGATCCTGCTGTCGATCGGCTACGCCGCGTGTCACTGGTGCCACGTGATGGCCCACGAATCGTTCGAAGACGACGAGGTGGCCGCCGCGATGAACGCGGGATTCGTTTGCGTCAAGGTCGACCGCGAGGAACGGCCGGACATCGATGCGGTTTACATGAACGCCACCGTCGCGCTCACCGGGCATGGCGGCTGGCCCATGACGTGTTTCCTGACACCGGACGGACGCCCCTTCTTCTGCGGCACCTACTACCCGAAATCTGATTTCCTGCAACTTCTTTCAGCCGTCACCGAGACGTGGCGGGAGCGCCGGGGTGAGGTCGAGGAGGCGTCGGACCATATCGCCGGTGAGTTGCGCAAAATGACCTCTTCTTTCGGGGGACACCAGGCGGGCGGTCCGGACGTCGACCCGGCGCTATGTGATCACGCGGTCGCCGCGGTGCTGGCCGACCAGGACACGGTGCATGGCGGATTCGGTGACGCGCCCAAATTCCCGCCGTCGGCGGTTCTCGAAGCGCTGCTGCGCAACTACGAGCGCACCGGATCGCCGTCAGCGTTAGAGGCCGTGGAGCGCACCGGCAATGCGATGGCCCGCGGTGGCATCTACGACCAACTCGCCGGTGGCTTCGCCCGCTACAGTGTCGACAACGCTTGGGTCGTACCGCATTTCGAGAAGATGCTGTACGACAACGCGCTGCTGCTGCGCGCTTATGCGCACTGGGCGCGGCGTACCGGAGATCCGTTGGCCCGCCGGGTCACCGCGCAGACCGCGCGGTTCCTGCTCGACGAGCTGACCGACGGGGCCATGTTCACCTCATCGCTGGATGCCGACGCCGACGGCCGCGAGGGCTCGACCTACGTCTGGACGCCGGAACAGTTGTCCGAGGTGCTCGGTCCCGACGACGGTGCTTGGGCCGCTGAGGTTTTCGCGGTCACCGCGGCCGGCACCTTCGAACACGGGACGTCGGTGCTGCAATTGCCCGGCGATCCGGACGATCCGCAGCGGCTGGACCGGGTGCGGTCCGCGCTGCTGGCCGCCCGGCTCACCCGGACCCAGCCGGGACGCGACGACAAGGTCGTCACGTCGTGGAATGGGCTGGCGATCACGGCGCTGGTCGAGGCCAGCGTCGCCCTGGAAGAGCCCGACCTGGCACGTGCGGCGCGACGCTGCGCGACGGCGCTGCTGGACACCCACGTCGTCGCCGGCCGGTTGCGGCGGGCCAGCCTCGGCGGGGTCGTCGGCGACGGCGCCGCCATCCTGGAGGATCACGCGATGCTGGCCACCGGGCTGCTGGCGCTCTACCAGCTGACCGTCGAAGACGTCTGGCTGACCGCGGCGTGCGAACTGCTCGATACCGCGTGCGCGCATTTCGCCGACCCGCAGCGGCCCGGCTGCTGGTATGACACCGCCGACGATGCCGAGCGGCTGATGCTGCGGCCGGCCGACCCGCTGGACGGGGCCACCCCGTCGGGTGCGTCGACGATCACCGAAGCGCTGCTGACCGCGGCGCATCTGGTCGGCAGCGTCAAAGCGCCGCGTTACCTGCAAGCGGCGACCGAGGCGCTCACCGCGCATTCCGTACTGCTGGCGCGCGCCCCGCGGTCTGCCGGGCATTGGCTTGCCGTGGCCGAAGCCGCGATCCGCGGCCCGCTGCAGGTGGCGATCGCCTGCACGTCGCCGCGCTCGCCGCTGCTGACCGACGCCCGCCGCTGGGCGCCCGGCGGAGCGATCGTGATGGGCGGCAAGATGGATTCGTCAGCCCTGCTGGTCGGGCGGGATCGGGTGCGCAGTGCCGACGCGGCCTACGTGTGCCGGGGACGTCTGTGCGACCTGCCGGTGACTCGCTCGACGGAGCTGGCCGCCGCGCTGGGTGTGCCGTCGCGGTAG
- a CDS encoding cystathionine beta-synthase, which produces MRIAQHISDIIGGTPLVRLNSVIPAGAGTVAAKVEYLNPGGSSKDRIAVKMIDAAEADGLLKPGGTIVEPTSGNTGVGLALVAQHRGYKCVFVCPDKVSEDKRNVLIAYGADVVVCPTAVPPEHPESYYSVSDRLVEEIDGAWKPDQYANPQGPASHYETTGPEIWTDTDGKVTHFVAGIGTGGTITGAGRYLKEVSGGAVRVIGADPEGSVYSGGSGRPYLVEGVGEDFWPAAYDPAVPDQIIAVSDSDSFDMTRRLAREEAMLVGGSCGMAVVAAAKVAEEAGPDALVVVLLPDGGRGYMSKIFNDGWMSSYGFLRTRLDGSTEQPTVGDVLRGKSGALPDLVHTHPSETVRDAIGILREYGVSQMPVVGAEPPVMAGEVAGSVSERELLSAVFEGRAKLADAVSVHMSPPLPIIGAGEVVSAAGKALRDWDALMVVEEGKPVGVITRYDLLGFLSDGSRRR; this is translated from the coding sequence ATGCGAATTGCGCAGCACATCAGTGACATCATCGGCGGCACGCCTCTGGTTCGGCTGAACTCCGTCATCCCCGCCGGCGCTGGAACTGTTGCGGCAAAGGTCGAATACCTCAACCCGGGCGGCAGCTCAAAGGACCGCATCGCGGTGAAGATGATCGACGCCGCCGAGGCCGATGGGCTGCTCAAGCCGGGCGGCACCATCGTCGAGCCCACCTCGGGCAACACCGGGGTCGGTCTGGCTCTGGTTGCCCAGCACCGCGGCTACAAGTGCGTGTTCGTCTGCCCGGACAAGGTCAGCGAGGACAAGCGCAACGTGCTGATCGCGTACGGCGCGGACGTGGTGGTGTGCCCGACGGCGGTGCCGCCGGAGCATCCGGAGAGCTACTACAGCGTCTCCGACCGGCTGGTCGAGGAGATCGACGGCGCCTGGAAGCCCGATCAATACGCCAACCCGCAGGGCCCGGCCAGCCACTACGAGACCACTGGTCCCGAGATCTGGACCGACACCGACGGGAAGGTGACTCACTTCGTCGCCGGTATCGGTACCGGCGGGACGATTACCGGCGCGGGCCGCTACCTCAAGGAGGTGTCGGGCGGCGCGGTGCGCGTCATCGGCGCGGACCCCGAAGGGTCGGTGTATTCGGGCGGCAGCGGCCGGCCCTATCTGGTCGAGGGCGTCGGCGAGGACTTCTGGCCCGCGGCCTATGACCCCGCCGTGCCCGACCAGATCATCGCGGTGTCCGACTCCGACTCGTTCGACATGACCCGGCGACTGGCTCGTGAAGAGGCCATGCTGGTCGGCGGCTCGTGCGGCATGGCCGTGGTGGCCGCGGCGAAGGTGGCCGAGGAAGCCGGTCCCGACGCGCTGGTCGTCGTGCTGCTTCCCGACGGCGGCCGCGGCTACATGTCGAAGATCTTCAACGACGGGTGGATGTCCTCCTACGGCTTCCTGCGTACCCGCCTGGACGGCTCGACCGAGCAGCCCACGGTCGGTGACGTGCTGCGTGGGAAATCGGGGGCGCTGCCCGATCTGGTGCACACCCACCCGTCGGAGACGGTGCGCGACGCGATCGGCATTCTGCGGGAGTACGGAGTGTCGCAGATGCCCGTCGTCGGCGCCGAGCCGCCGGTGATGGCCGGTGAGGTCGCCGGCAGTGTCTCCGAGCGCGAACTGCTCTCGGCGGTCTTCGAAGGCCGAGCCAAATTGGCCGACGCCGTCTCCGTGCACATGAGTCCGCCGCTGCCGATTATCGGTGCCGGCGAGGTGGTCAGCGCCGCCGGAAAGGCACTGCGCGACTGGGATGCGTTGATGGTCGTCGAGGAGGGCAAACCCGTCGGGGTCATCACACGATACGACCTGTTGGGCTTTCTGTCGGACGGGTCGCGGCGGCGTTAG
- the trhA gene encoding PAQR family membrane homeostasis protein TrhA, giving the protein MSGPTSTVTDPEPEPQGIAANAAQHLVDGVTRVLTKPRFRGWIHVYSAGTAVVAGASLVAVSWAVASTRAGLATLLYTFATIIMFTVSATYHRVHWTSATAQKWMKRADHSMIFVFIAGSYTPFALLALPGRDGHVVLWIVWGGAAAGILLKMLWPSAPRWVGVPLYILLGWVAVWYTGEILHNSGVAAMVLLFVGGALYSIGGILYALRWPDPWPSTFGYHEFFHACTAIAAICHYIAMWFVVF; this is encoded by the coding sequence ATGAGCGGCCCGACCAGCACTGTCACCGACCCGGAACCCGAACCGCAGGGGATCGCGGCCAACGCCGCGCAGCATCTCGTTGACGGCGTCACCCGGGTACTGACCAAGCCGCGGTTCCGTGGCTGGATTCACGTCTATTCCGCCGGTACCGCCGTGGTCGCGGGTGCCTCCCTGGTCGCGGTGTCCTGGGCGGTGGCGTCCACCCGCGCCGGGCTGGCGACACTGCTGTACACCTTCGCCACCATCATCATGTTCACCGTCAGCGCGACCTATCACCGCGTGCACTGGACGTCCGCGACCGCCCAGAAGTGGATGAAGCGGGCGGACCACTCGATGATCTTCGTGTTCATCGCCGGCAGCTACACCCCGTTCGCCCTGCTGGCGTTGCCGGGCCGCGACGGGCACGTGGTGCTGTGGATTGTGTGGGGCGGCGCGGCGGCCGGGATCCTGCTCAAGATGTTGTGGCCGTCGGCGCCACGCTGGGTGGGTGTGCCGCTCTACATCCTGCTGGGGTGGGTGGCGGTCTGGTACACCGGCGAGATCCTGCACAACTCCGGCGTGGCCGCGATGGTGCTGCTGTTCGTCGGCGGCGCGTTGTACAGCATCGGCGGCATTCTCTACGCGCTGCGCTGGCCCGACCCCTGGCCCTCGACGTTCGGCTACCACGAGTTCTTCCACGCCTGCACCGCGATCGCGGCGATCTGCCACTACATCGCGATGTGGTTCGTAGTCTTCTGA
- a CDS encoding DUF4307 domain-containing protein — translation MTETSIPRPEARYGRSRLSRVSRRRAAIALGVLALAAGIAVAIVGYQRLGTSAVSGSLAGYEVVDSETASVTISVTRSVPSRPVDCIVRVRAKDGSETGRREVLVPPSAQATVQVTTTVKSSQPPVMADIYGCGTDVPGYLRAA, via the coding sequence ATGACCGAGACTTCCATTCCGCGCCCCGAGGCCCGCTACGGGCGTTCGCGACTATCTCGCGTTTCGCGGCGCCGAGCGGCCATCGCGCTGGGTGTGCTGGCCCTTGCGGCCGGCATCGCTGTCGCGATTGTCGGCTACCAACGGCTGGGCACCAGCGCCGTCTCGGGTTCGCTGGCCGGCTACGAGGTGGTCGACAGCGAGACGGCGTCGGTCACGATCAGCGTGACGCGATCTGTTCCGTCGCGCCCGGTGGACTGCATCGTGCGGGTCCGGGCCAAAGACGGCAGCGAGACGGGCCGACGCGAGGTACTGGTCCCGCCGTCCGCGCAGGCAACGGTGCAGGTCACGACGACGGTAAAATCCTCGCAGCCGCCGGTGATGGCAGACATTTACGGATGCGGCACCGACGTGCCCGGCTACCTGCGCGCAGCCTGA
- the greA gene encoding transcription elongation factor GreA codes for MTDTQVTWLTQESHDRLKTELDQLIANRPVIAAEINDRREEGDLRENGGYHAAREEQGQQEARIRQLQDLLNNAKVGEAPKQSGVALPGSVVKVYYDGDKSDTETFLIATRQEGVNDGKLEVYSPKSPLGEALIDAKVGETRSYTVPNGNTVKVTLISAEPYHS; via the coding sequence ATGACGGACACTCAGGTGACCTGGCTGACCCAGGAATCACATGACCGGCTGAAGACCGAGCTCGATCAGCTGATCGCGAATCGTCCCGTCATCGCCGCGGAAATCAACGACCGCCGCGAGGAAGGCGACCTGCGCGAGAACGGCGGATACCACGCCGCCCGTGAAGAGCAGGGCCAGCAGGAGGCCCGCATCCGCCAGCTGCAGGATCTGCTCAACAACGCCAAGGTCGGCGAGGCGCCCAAGCAGTCCGGCGTGGCGCTACCCGGGTCCGTCGTCAAGGTCTACTACGACGGCGACAAGTCCGACACCGAGACGTTCCTGATCGCGACCCGCCAGGAGGGCGTCAACGACGGCAAGCTCGAGGTGTACTCGCCCAAGTCCCCTTTGGGTGAGGCCCTGATCGACGCCAAGGTCGGCGAGACCCGCAGCTACACCGTGCCCAACGGCAACACCGTCAAGGTCACGCTGATCAGCGCGGAGCCGTACCACTCCTAG
- a CDS encoding cystathionine gamma-synthase gives MSEKRNGHHRITGLATKAIHAGYPPDPATGAVNAPIYASSTFAQDGVGGLRGGFEYARTGNPTRAALEASLAAVEGGAFGRAFGSGMAATDCALRAILRPGDHLVIPNDAYGGTFRLIDKVFTQWNVGYTPVALSDLDAVRAAITPQTRLIWVETPTNPLLSVADIAAIAELAAEQAAKNAVKVLVDNTFASPALQQPLTLGADVVLHSTTKYIGGHSDVVGGALVTDDKALDDAFAFLQNGAGAVPGPFDAYLTMRGLKTLVLRMQRHSENALAVAEFLAGQPSVSTVLYPGLPSHPGHDVAARQMSGFGGMVSVRMRGGRAAAEKLCAATLVFILAESLGGVESLIEHPSAMTHASTAGSQLEVPDDLVRLSVGIEDVSDLLADLEQALA, from the coding sequence ATGAGCGAAAAGCGGAACGGACACCACAGAATCACCGGACTGGCCACCAAAGCCATCCATGCCGGCTACCCCCCGGATCCGGCAACCGGGGCGGTGAACGCGCCGATCTATGCCAGCAGCACGTTCGCCCAAGACGGCGTCGGGGGTCTGCGCGGCGGATTCGAGTACGCACGCACCGGCAACCCGACCCGGGCCGCGCTGGAGGCCTCGCTGGCGGCCGTCGAAGGCGGCGCTTTCGGGCGAGCGTTCGGTTCCGGCATGGCCGCAACCGACTGCGCCCTGCGGGCCATACTGCGCCCCGGCGACCATCTGGTCATCCCAAATGACGCCTACGGCGGCACATTTCGCTTGATCGACAAGGTCTTCACCCAGTGGAACGTCGGGTACACGCCGGTGGCGCTGTCCGACCTCGACGCGGTGCGGGCCGCGATCACGCCGCAGACCCGGCTGATCTGGGTGGAAACACCGACGAATCCGTTGCTGTCCGTCGCCGACATCGCCGCCATCGCTGAGCTAGCGGCGGAGCAGGCCGCCAAGAATGCAGTAAAAGTGTTGGTGGACAACACTTTCGCATCGCCTGCGCTGCAGCAGCCGTTGACGCTGGGCGCCGACGTGGTGCTGCACTCGACGACCAAATACATCGGTGGCCACTCCGACGTGGTGGGTGGCGCATTGGTCACCGACGACAAAGCGCTCGACGACGCATTCGCCTTTCTGCAGAACGGGGCCGGCGCGGTGCCGGGCCCGTTTGACGCTTACCTGACGATGCGCGGTCTGAAAACTCTGGTGCTACGGATGCAGCGGCACAGTGAAAACGCTTTGGCCGTAGCGGAATTCCTGGCCGGGCAGCCGTCGGTGAGCACGGTGCTGTATCCGGGTCTGCCCAGCCATCCCGGGCACGATGTCGCCGCGCGCCAGATGTCAGGCTTCGGCGGCATGGTGTCGGTGCGAATGCGCGGCGGACGCGCGGCCGCCGAAAAACTCTGCGCCGCAACCTTAGTGTTCATCCTGGCCGAATCGCTGGGTGGGGTCGAGTCGCTGATCGAGCATCCGAGCGCCATGACGCACGCGTCAACGGCCGGTTCGCAATTGGAAGTACCCGACGACCTGGTCCGGCTATCGGTGGGCATCGAGGACGTCAGCGATCTGCTCGCCGACCTCGAACAGGCCCTGGCCTAG
- a CDS encoding RDD family protein, with the protein MTDQPPPSSSPEPSGGDAPASGGYEPSSSVPGASYPPPPPPPVGGYPPPPPSAGGYVPPPPGPAVRALPTDSYTPWITRVLALLIDYLPYAIVQGIGTGIMYATQQSSCVTDITQYDVSQYCASQPSTFGQLTHWLATLLGLAYWLWNRGYRQGTTGSSLGKTVLKIKVVSETTGQPIGFGLSVVRDLAHFVDAVICFIGFLFPLWDAKRQTIADKILTTVVLPI; encoded by the coding sequence ATGACCGATCAACCGCCGCCCTCCTCGTCGCCGGAACCATCCGGCGGCGATGCACCGGCCTCTGGCGGGTATGAACCCAGTTCTTCGGTGCCGGGTGCCTCGTACCCACCGCCGCCTCCTCCGCCCGTCGGTGGTTACCCCCCGCCTCCTCCGTCCGCCGGTGGATACGTCCCGCCGCCGCCCGGCCCGGCGGTCCGCGCGCTGCCGACCGACTCCTACACGCCGTGGATCACCCGGGTGCTGGCGCTGCTCATCGACTACCTTCCTTACGCGATCGTGCAGGGCATCGGCACGGGCATCATGTACGCGACCCAACAGTCGTCCTGCGTCACCGACATCACGCAGTACGACGTCAGCCAGTACTGCGCCAGTCAGCCCTCGACGTTCGGCCAGTTGACGCACTGGTTGGCGACGCTGCTGGGCTTGGCCTACTGGCTCTGGAACCGCGGCTACCGACAGGGCACCACCGGATCCAGCCTCGGCAAGACGGTGCTGAAGATCAAGGTGGTCAGCGAGACCACCGGGCAGCCGATCGGTTTCGGGTTGTCCGTCGTGCGCGACCTCGCCCACTTCGTCGACGCGGTCATCTGCTTCATCGGTTTCCTGTTTCCACTGTGGGACGCCAAACGACAGACGATCGCCGACAAGATCCTGACGACGGTGGTCCTGCCGATCTGA